A segment of the Bacillus licheniformis DSM 13 = ATCC 14580 genome:
GGATAAGGAGTTTTTAACGCAATCGGCCGACTTGATGAAAGACTTGCCGCAGCCCTTTTACAGCAACCTGATCACATTGACGAATCATTTTCCATTTCAAATTGATGACGAGGATAAGCTGATCGATGAGTACGATTCAGAGAGTGACATTTTAAACCGGTATGTCACGACTGTACGCTATGAAGACGAAGCATTGAAGCATTTCATCGCAAAACTGAAGAAAAACGGCCTTTACGACAATTCTGTGATCGTGTTCATGGGAGATCACTACGGCATATCAGAAGCGCACAACGATGCGCTGGCTCAATTTTTGGGCAAAGACGAAATCACCCCCTACGATACCGTTCAGCTGCAGCGGGTGCCGCTGATTATCCACATTCCGGGGGTAACGGATCAAGACCCGAAAACGATATCCGAAACAGGCGGCCAAATTGATGTCAAACCGACATTGCTCCATTTGCTCGGAATTGATACAAAAGGCATGATTCAATTCGGCAATGACCTGTTTTCGAAAGAAAGAATGCCTTTCGCTGTGTTGAGAAACGGCAGCTTTATTACAGATGATTATATCTACACGAAAAATACGTGCTACAGCAAAAAAACCGGGGACATGATCAACGATGGAGAGGACAAATGCGGCCCTCTCATCGAGAAGGCGAATGAAGAACTTTCCCTTTCCGATAAGATTATTAACGGTGATTTGCTGAGATTTTACAAAAAATAATCCGTCCCCTTTAAACCGGCATTCTCGCCGGCTTAAAGGGGCTGTTTAAATTGAGGGACAGCTGGGTATTATATACCGAATGTTAAAAATGAACTTGCGGTTTTGCAGTTCCTTCGTTACCCTAAATGAAAAGAGAAGTTATTTCGAGTGCCGATTATTTCATAAAGTGTTATAAAAAATGATAAATAAGAAGGTTTTAATATGAGTGAAACACAGCACAAGACAAATCAATTGCCGATTGTTGCCGTCTTGATTATGGGGACATTTATCGCCATTTTGAATCAGACGCTTTTGACGACGGCTCTGCCTCCGATTATGAGGGACTTAAACATTACGCCGGGGCTTGCCCAATGGCTGACGACCGTTTTTATGCTCGTGAATGGGATCATGATTCCAGTTACGGCTTTTTTAATTGAAAAATTCACAACGAGAAAGCTGTTCATGGCGGCAATGTCTTTATTTACGGCCGGCACGCTGATCTGCGCCTTGTCATTCAGCTTTCCGGCGCTGATTGCGGGGCGCGTCGTGCAGGCGGCTGGCGCCGGCATTATGATGCCATTGATGCAGACGGTGCTTTTATTGATTTTCCCAAAGGAAAAACGCGGATCAGCAATGGGAATGGTCGGGCTTGTGATTGCCTTTGCTCCCGCTGTCGGACCGACCCTGTCAGGCTGGATCGTCGATCGCTATCCTTGGGAAGTATTGTTTTACCTGCTGCTTCCGTTCGCCGTGATCGACATGATTGCCGCGCACTTTATTTTAAAAAATGTCACCGAACAGACATCGCCTAAGATGGATGTTACTTCAATCATACTGTCTTCGCTTGGCTTCGGCGGCATTTTGTACGGCTTCAGCAGCGCCGGTGTTGCCGGCTGGACGGGTGCGGACGTGCTGGCCGGCTTCGCGGTCGGCAGCGTTGCGCTGTTTTGGTTCATTTGGAGGCAGCTCCATTTGGAAGAGCCGATTTTGGAGTTCAGGGTATTTAAATATCCGATGTTTACCTTGGCGACGATTATCGGGATGGTTGTCTTTATGTCGATGATCGGAGCTGCGACGATCGTGCCGATGTATATGCAGGATATGCGCCATTTCACGGCGATGGAGTCGGGAATGATGCTGTTTCCGGGAGCTGTTGTGATGGGGCTGATGTCTCCGATTACCGGAAGAATTTTTGACAAAATCGGCGCGCGGATTTTGAGCATCACCGGTTTGACGGCGATCTTCGTGACCACATTGCTCTTGACCCATCTGACAAAGACGACGCCTTTTGCATATTTGTCTATCGTCTATGCGATTCGGATGGTCGGCATGGGGATGGTGCTCATGCCTGTTACGACAGCCGGCTTGAACCAGCTCCCGCGCCATTTGATTCCTCACGGAACGGCCATGAACAATACAATGAGACAGATGTCAGGATCGATCGGGACGGCTGTTCTCATCACCATCATGACACAGCGTGCGCTTCTTGACCCTGCCGGTCCGTCTTCGGATACAGCGATGATTCACGGCGTCAATCTGGCATTTATGACCGCTGCTGCATTGTCGGGAATCGGATTGGTTCTCTCATTCTTTATTAAGCAGCACCGCCGCGGACGGCTCGACGGCAGCAAAAGAAAACAAGCGAAAGGCCGCTTGGCCATTCATGAGAAATGAAAAATCCCGGGTTTATAAAAACCCGGGATTTTTTTATGATTATTCGAATCCGTTAACCATTGTGTCCGGATCCGGACCGACGCGCTCATCTTTATTAAGAGCGTTGATTTTTTCGACATCTTCCGCCGATAATTCAAAATCAAAAATGTCGGCATTTTCAATAATGCGGTGTTCTTTGATGGACTTCGGAATGGTGACGACTTCATTTTGCAAATCCCAGCGCAGGATGACTTGAGCAACGGATTTGTTGTATTTTTTAGCGATGTCAGTCAGCACCTGATCATCGAGGAGTTTTCCCTGCATGAGCGGAGACCATGCTTCCACCTGAATGCCTTGCTTCTTGCAGTAGTCCCTAAGCTCAGTCTGAGTGAGGCGCGGATGGAATTCAACCTGATTGACCATCGGTTTAATTTCCGCATCTTCCAATAAGCTTTCCAAATGGTGGACATTGAAATTGCTGACTCCGATCGCTTTCACTCTGCCGTCTTTGTACAGCTTTTCAAGTGCGCGCCACGTATCTTTATATTTGTCTTTTCCTGGCCAATGAATCAAATATAAATCAAGGTAGTCAAGGCCGAGTTTTCGAAGGCTTTCATCAAAAGCCGCCAATGTTTTTTCATATCCCTGGTCACTGTTCCAAACCTTTGACGTGATGAAAAGCTCTTCGCGGGGAACGCCTGATTCCTTAATCCCTTTGCCGACGCCTTCTTCATTTTGATAGATAGCGGCTGTGTCAATGCTCCGGTATCCGTTTTTAATGGCTGCTTTTACAGATTCAACGACTTGGCTGCCTTCTTCCACTTTGAAAACTCCAAGTCCAAACCATGGCATTTTCACACCGTTATGTAATGTCACAGTGTCCTTTAAACTGCTTACCATTTTGAACGACCACCTTTCTTTTTTTCAGATGCTTTTAAACGCACCGCTTTTATTATCTCACACTGGGTGGATTTTACAAAACAACTTGCTCAACCGATGGAATGAGCCAAAGCAAGCGCTCCGGTGATTCCCTGATCGTCGCCAAGGCCCGGCGGCACGATGTATTCTTCAAGATCAGGCAGGTCGACATATCCGTTCAAATATTCGGCCAGCTTTTTGCGAATCAGCGGGAACAGCTGCTGCTGCTTCATGACACCGCCGCCCATGATGATTTTTTCAGGGCACAGAATCAAGATATATTGCATGAGGGCCTGTGCTAAATAGTCGGCTTCAAG
Coding sequences within it:
- a CDS encoding MDR family MFS transporter, encoding MSETQHKTNQLPIVAVLIMGTFIAILNQTLLTTALPPIMRDLNITPGLAQWLTTVFMLVNGIMIPVTAFLIEKFTTRKLFMAAMSLFTAGTLICALSFSFPALIAGRVVQAAGAGIMMPLMQTVLLLIFPKEKRGSAMGMVGLVIAFAPAVGPTLSGWIVDRYPWEVLFYLLLPFAVIDMIAAHFILKNVTEQTSPKMDVTSIILSSLGFGGILYGFSSAGVAGWTGADVLAGFAVGSVALFWFIWRQLHLEEPILEFRVFKYPMFTLATIIGMVVFMSMIGAATIVPMYMQDMRHFTAMESGMMLFPGAVVMGLMSPITGRIFDKIGARILSITGLTAIFVTTLLLTHLTKTTPFAYLSIVYAIRMVGMGMVLMPVTTAGLNQLPRHLIPHGTAMNNTMRQMSGSIGTAVLITIMTQRALLDPAGPSSDTAMIHGVNLAFMTAAALSGIGLVLSFFIKQHRRGRLDGSKRKQAKGRLAIHEK
- a CDS encoding aldo/keto reductase, which encodes MVSSLKDTVTLHNGVKMPWFGLGVFKVEEGSQVVESVKAAIKNGYRSIDTAAIYQNEEGVGKGIKESGVPREELFITSKVWNSDQGYEKTLAAFDESLRKLGLDYLDLYLIHWPGKDKYKDTWRALEKLYKDGRVKAIGVSNFNVHHLESLLEDAEIKPMVNQVEFHPRLTQTELRDYCKKQGIQVEAWSPLMQGKLLDDQVLTDIAKKYNKSVAQVILRWDLQNEVVTIPKSIKEHRIIENADIFDFELSAEDVEKINALNKDERVGPDPDTMVNGFE